In a single window of the Blattabacterium cuenoti genome:
- the rpsR gene encoding 30S ribosomal protein S18: MILEETHQHEKQVVDNELRYLSPIKIETKVEKKYCFFEQRNIKYIDYKDPIFLIKFLNAQGKILPRRITGTLQKNQNKLNAAIKRCRQIGLLPFVTDDLR; encoded by the coding sequence ATGATATTAGAGGAAACCCATCAACATGAAAAACAAGTAGTAGATAATGAATTAAGATATTTATCTCCTATTAAAATAGAAACTAAAGTAGAAAAAAAATATTGTTTTTTTGAACAAAGAAATATAAAATATATAGATTATAAAGATCCTATATTTTTAATAAAATTTCTTAATGCACAAGGCAAAATTTTACCACGTCGTATCACAGGTACTTTACAAAAAAATCAAAATAAATTAAATGCAGCTATCAAGAGATGTAGGCAGATTGGACTTTTACCTTTTGTTACAGATGATTTAAGATAA
- the lon gene encoding endopeptidase La, whose amino-acid sequence MLLKNIFTESGFESEAEFIPLMSQDEEDQLLKDDIPEQLCILTVRNMVLYSGIVFPIIAGKSGSIQLLQDAYGLDKTVGVLTQKNSGIENLSEKDLYSIGTVAKILKLLKMPDGNTTVILQGKRRFKVNRFIQNDPYFKAEIIALEENKPSCKDKEYLALVESIKEIAIKIIQDNPNIPSEASIAIRNIESPSFLINFVAANMNLATRDKQKLLEYDDLKKRAMETLRFLNVEHQQIKLKNDIQSRVRSDMDQQQREYFLHQQIKAIQEELGDISYEKEIDEMRAKASRKKWPKEAKKQFDRELLKMQRTNPQMPEYTVQRNYLELMIDLPWGKYSKDNFDLEYAQKILDRDHYGLEKVKERIIEYLAVLKLRGDMRSPILCFYGPPGVGKTSLGRSIATALKRKYVRISLGGLHDESEIRGHRRTYIGAMPGRLLQSIRKVGTSNPVFVIDEIDKMGIGTNGDPSSAMLEVLDPEQNTSFYDNFLEMGYDLSKVLFIATANSLSHIQPALIDRMEVIEMNGYTVEEKTQIVKKHILPKQLKENGLKKSDLILGTKQIEKVIESYTRESGLRTLEKHIAKLARYVAKHIAMKKKYVKHLNVEKIESILGIPNDPDRYEGNNVPGVVTGLAWTHFGGDILYIESSLSKGKGHLSITGNLGEVMKESATIALQYIKAHYKEFNIDPIMLEEKNVHVHVPEGAVPKDGPSAGITMLTSLVSSFTKRKLRPHLAMTGEITLRGKVLSVGGIKEKILAAKRANIKEIILSQDNKKDVEEIKPEHLKGLTFDYVKNMNDVIHLALL is encoded by the coding sequence ATGTTATTAAAAAATATATTTACAGAATCTGGATTTGAGTCTGAAGCTGAGTTTATACCCTTAATGAGTCAAGATGAAGAAGATCAGTTACTTAAAGACGATATTCCTGAACAATTATGTATCTTAACAGTAAGAAATATGGTTTTATATTCTGGAATTGTTTTTCCAATTATAGCAGGAAAAAGTGGATCCATACAATTGTTACAAGATGCTTATGGATTAGATAAAACAGTTGGAGTCTTAACACAAAAAAATTCTGGAATAGAAAATCTTAGTGAAAAAGATTTGTATTCTATTGGTACGGTTGCTAAAATATTGAAATTATTGAAAATGCCTGATGGAAATACAACCGTTATTTTACAGGGAAAAAGAAGATTTAAAGTCAATCGTTTTATTCAAAATGATCCATATTTTAAAGCAGAAATCATAGCGTTAGAAGAAAATAAACCTTCCTGCAAGGATAAAGAATATCTAGCTCTAGTAGAATCTATCAAGGAAATAGCTATAAAAATTATTCAAGATAACCCCAATATTCCATCAGAAGCTAGCATTGCTATTCGTAATATAGAAAGTCCTTCTTTTTTAATAAACTTTGTAGCAGCTAATATGAATTTAGCTACTAGAGATAAACAAAAATTGTTAGAATACGATGATTTGAAAAAAAGAGCAATGGAAACATTGCGTTTTCTAAATGTAGAACATCAACAAATTAAATTAAAAAACGATATTCAATCTCGTGTTCGCAGTGATATGGATCAGCAACAGAGAGAATATTTTTTACATCAGCAAATTAAAGCTATACAAGAAGAACTAGGAGATATTTCTTATGAAAAAGAGATAGATGAAATGCGTGCTAAAGCTTCCAGAAAAAAATGGCCAAAGGAAGCAAAAAAACAGTTTGATAGAGAATTGCTAAAAATGCAAAGAACTAATCCTCAAATGCCAGAATATACGGTACAGAGAAATTATCTTGAATTGATGATTGATCTTCCTTGGGGAAAATATTCAAAAGATAATTTTGATTTAGAATATGCACAAAAAATATTAGACAGAGATCACTATGGACTGGAAAAAGTAAAAGAGCGTATTATAGAATATTTAGCTGTATTAAAATTAAGGGGAGATATGCGTTCTCCTATTCTATGCTTTTACGGTCCCCCTGGAGTAGGAAAAACTTCTTTAGGAAGATCTATAGCTACTGCATTGAAAAGAAAATACGTTCGTATTTCTTTGGGAGGATTACATGATGAATCAGAAATACGTGGACACAGAAGGACTTATATAGGAGCCATGCCTGGTAGGCTATTGCAATCTATTCGAAAAGTAGGAACTTCAAATCCTGTTTTTGTTATAGACGAAATAGATAAAATGGGTATAGGAACAAATGGAGATCCTTCTTCTGCCATGTTAGAAGTTTTAGATCCGGAACAAAATACCTCATTTTACGATAATTTTTTAGAAATGGGTTACGATTTATCAAAAGTATTATTTATTGCTACAGCAAATTCCCTTTCCCATATTCAACCTGCTCTAATAGATAGAATGGAGGTTATAGAAATGAATGGATATACTGTAGAAGAAAAAACGCAAATTGTAAAAAAACATATTTTACCTAAACAACTGAAAGAGAATGGATTAAAAAAATCAGATTTGATACTTGGCACAAAACAAATAGAAAAAGTCATTGAAAGTTATACAAGAGAATCTGGATTGAGAACTTTGGAAAAACATATTGCTAAATTAGCACGTTATGTAGCTAAACATATTGCTATGAAAAAAAAATATGTTAAGCATTTGAATGTAGAAAAAATAGAAAGCATTCTTGGAATCCCAAATGATCCAGATCGTTATGAAGGGAATAATGTTCCAGGTGTGGTTACAGGTTTAGCTTGGACTCATTTTGGGGGAGATATTTTATATATTGAATCCAGTTTATCTAAAGGAAAAGGTCATTTAAGTATTACTGGTAATTTAGGAGAAGTGATGAAAGAATCTGCTACAATTGCCTTACAATATATTAAAGCTCATTATAAAGAATTTAACATAGATCCTATAATGTTGGAAGAAAAAAATGTACATGTTCATGTTCCTGAAGGAGCAGTTCCTAAAGATGGTCCATCTGCAGGAATAACAATGTTAACATCTTTAGTATCAAGTTTTACTAAAAGAAAACTAAGACCTCATTTAGCTATGACAGGAGAAATTACTCTAAGAGGTAAGGTTCTTTCTGTTGGTGGAATTAAAGAGAAAATTCTAGCAGCTAAACGTGCTAATATAAAAGAAATTATCCTTTCTCAGGATAATAAAAAAGATGTAGAAGAAATTAAACCCGAACACTTAAAAGGATTAACCTTTGATTATGTTAAAAATATGAATGATGTGATTCATTTAGCTTTATTGTAA
- the rplI gene encoding 50S ribosomal protein L9 has translation MKIILKKDIENLGFQYDELDVKPGYARNYLIPKGYAVLALPGTIKNIREVLKQRSKKESFLIEKSKEIEEKLSKLTIKIPVKVGKGGKLFGSINNQYLMKVLNKEGISIDKKFIRIPGNKVIKTIGKHQASIRLHRKREFTLNFEILSSSK, from the coding sequence ATGAAAATTATTCTTAAAAAAGATATAGAAAATTTAGGGTTTCAATACGATGAATTAGATGTAAAACCTGGTTATGCTAGAAACTATCTAATTCCTAAAGGATATGCTGTTTTAGCATTACCTGGAACTATAAAAAATATTCGTGAAGTGTTGAAACAACGTTCTAAAAAAGAAAGTTTTTTAATTGAAAAATCTAAAGAAATAGAAGAAAAATTAAGCAAATTAACTATTAAAATCCCAGTTAAGGTAGGTAAAGGAGGAAAATTGTTCGGCTCTATTAATAATCAATACCTGATGAAAGTTTTGAATAAAGAGGGTATTTCTATAGATAAAAAATTTATTAGAATTCCTGGAAATAAAGTAATTAAAACAATAGGAAAACATCAGGCAAGTATCCGCTTACATAGGAAACGCGAGTTTACGTTAAATTTTGAAATATTATCTTCTTCCAAATAA
- the lysA gene encoding diaminopimelate decarboxylase: MMRELENKSYPAHNHKEYLIKLAKKYGTPLYVYDSCKIKKQYIKMKNAFSGIKNLIINYACKANTNLNILKFLQKLGSGLDTVSIQEVELGLKAGFHPKKIIFTPNCVSIQEIKKAVGFGVRINLDNLSILEQFGEYYPDYAIGIRINPHIMAGGNSKISVGHIDSKFGISYYQIPHMKRILKNTGLKIEGFHMHTGSDISDIKAFLSGAKVLFQTAIDFPNLDYIDFGSGFKVPYTKNDIKTDLNSFSSSMTEKFETFCKNYGSKITLIFEPGKFLVSESGYFLVSVNVIKHTTSTVFAGVDSGFNHFLRPMFYNAYHCIENISNPNGRFRFYTIVGYICESDTFGFNRKVKEIREGDILCIKNAGAYCFSMSSNYNSRYRPSEVMIFKGKDFLIRKRETMQDLMKNIIEIHM; the protein is encoded by the coding sequence ATGATGCGTGAATTAGAAAATAAGAGCTATCCAGCTCATAATCATAAAGAATACTTAATTAAACTGGCCAAAAAATATGGAACTCCACTTTACGTGTACGATTCTTGCAAAATAAAGAAACAATATATAAAGATGAAAAATGCTTTTAGTGGGATAAAGAATTTAATCATTAATTATGCCTGTAAAGCGAATACCAATCTGAATATATTAAAATTTTTGCAAAAATTGGGAAGTGGATTAGATACCGTATCTATTCAGGAAGTAGAACTAGGATTAAAAGCAGGTTTCCATCCTAAAAAAATTATATTCACACCGAATTGTGTTTCTATTCAAGAAATAAAGAAAGCTGTGGGTTTTGGAGTTAGAATAAATCTAGATAATCTGTCCATTTTAGAACAATTTGGGGAATATTATCCAGATTATGCTATAGGAATCAGAATTAATCCGCATATTATGGCAGGAGGAAATTCAAAAATTTCAGTAGGTCATATTGATTCTAAATTTGGTATTTCTTACTATCAAATTCCTCACATGAAAAGAATATTAAAAAATACCGGACTCAAAATAGAAGGATTTCATATGCATACAGGATCTGATATATCAGATATAAAAGCTTTTTTATCAGGAGCAAAAGTATTGTTTCAAACAGCTATAGATTTTCCAAATCTTGATTATATTGATTTTGGAAGTGGTTTTAAAGTTCCATACACAAAAAATGATATAAAAACGGATCTGAATTCTTTTAGCTCCTCTATGACAGAAAAATTTGAAACTTTTTGTAAAAATTATGGAAGTAAAATTACTTTAATCTTTGAACCAGGTAAATTTTTAGTTAGTGAATCGGGATATTTTTTAGTTAGTGTAAATGTAATAAAACATACTACTTCTACTGTATTTGCTGGAGTGGATTCAGGATTCAATCACTTTCTTCGTCCTATGTTTTACAATGCTTATCATTGTATTGAAAATATTTCTAATCCCAATGGTCGTTTTCGTTTTTATACAATAGTAGGATATATTTGTGAATCGGATACCTTCGGCTTTAATAGAAAAGTTAAAGAAATCCGTGAAGGAGACATTTTATGCATTAAAAATGCGGGAGCTTATTGTTTTTCTATGTCTTCTAATTATAATTCTCGTTATAGACCTTCTGAAGTTATGATTTTTAAGGGAAAAGATTTTCTTATCAGAAAAAGAGAAACTATGCAAGATCTTATGAAAAATATAATAGAAATACACATGTAA
- the rpsF gene encoding 30S ribosomal protein S6 has translation MLKHYENIIIITPILSDDQAKETAKEYENYIIQKKGSIVHQEHWGLKKLAYLIQKKQSGCYHLFEFLLNSDLVYDFELKLRQDERILRFLTVKLSKYGIEYAEKRRKKLLKKDESL, from the coding sequence ATGCTTAAACATTATGAAAATATTATAATAATAACTCCTATATTATCTGATGATCAAGCAAAAGAGACAGCAAAAGAATATGAAAATTATATCATACAAAAAAAAGGGAGTATCGTTCATCAGGAACATTGGGGATTAAAAAAACTAGCTTATCTTATTCAAAAAAAACAAAGTGGTTGTTATCACTTATTTGAATTTTTGTTAAATTCTGATTTAGTTTATGATTTTGAATTAAAATTAAGGCAAGACGAGCGTATTCTACGTTTTTTAACTGTAAAATTAAGTAAATATGGAATAGAATATGCTGAAAAGAGAAGAAAGAAATTATTAAAAAAAGATGAATCATTATGA
- a CDS encoding N5-glutamine methyltransferase family protein yields MGSFQKFYRIFQNTLKDLYPEPKELESLFFLLTTHVFQCDKTTILLRLSKKEKINFLTYDKLIKKLWELKQNRPIQYVIGHAYFFGMEFVVNEKVFIPRPETEELVYWILQDYKDYNHNNLVQVFDIGTGSGCISITLKKKKPEIVHIHAIDSDQNALDIARKNAKLHNVKISLNNVDILKNGISIPKKMNKNYVNIIVSNPPYVRLSEKKFLHPNIVQYEPFQALFVPDDDPLIFYKKISFWIKKKLTGFVYVYFEINQFIYLDIIDFLKKTGFFNIEIKKDFQGFFRMVRAVYYANGE; encoded by the coding sequence ATGGGATCTTTTCAAAAATTTTACCGTATTTTTCAAAACACTCTTAAAGATTTATATCCGGAACCTAAAGAGTTAGAAAGTCTCTTTTTTTTACTTACTACCCATGTTTTTCAATGTGATAAAACAACTATATTATTGCGATTAAGTAAAAAAGAAAAAATAAATTTTTTAACTTATGATAAATTAATCAAAAAATTATGGGAATTAAAACAAAATAGACCCATACAATATGTAATTGGTCATGCCTATTTTTTTGGAATGGAATTCGTGGTTAATGAAAAAGTATTCATACCAAGACCAGAAACAGAAGAACTTGTATACTGGATACTACAGGATTATAAAGATTACAATCATAATAATCTCGTTCAAGTATTCGATATTGGAACAGGAAGTGGATGCATTAGCATTACTTTAAAAAAGAAGAAACCTGAAATTGTACACATTCATGCTATTGATTCTGATCAAAATGCACTTGACATAGCTCGTAAAAATGCGAAGTTACATAATGTAAAAATTTCATTAAATAATGTGGATATCTTGAAAAATGGAATATCTATTCCAAAAAAAATGAATAAAAATTATGTTAACATTATTGTAAGTAATCCTCCTTACGTCAGACTATCTGAAAAAAAATTCCTACATCCAAATATTGTTCAATACGAACCTTTTCAAGCTTTATTTGTTCCTGACGATGACCCATTGATTTTTTATAAAAAAATATCTTTTTGGATAAAAAAAAAATTGACTGGATTCGTTTATGTTTATTTCGAAATAAACCAATTTATTTATTTAGATATTATTGATTTTTTGAAAAAAACAGGATTTTTCAATATAGAAATAAAAAAAGATTTTCAAGGCTTTTTTAGAATGGTTCGTGCAGTTTATTATGCAAACGGAGAATAA
- the gltX gene encoding glutamate--tRNA ligase codes for MSQHSVRVRFAPSPTGPLHLGGMRTALYNYLFAKKHGGTFILRIEDTDRKRFVENSESYILETLKWCHIEPDEGVGYGGPYSPYSQSKRYHIYRMYINKLLKKGYAYYAFDTDQDLDKKRKEYNNYGLTFSYNSRIRMNLNNSLTMTEKELHDKLRSCSYVIRFKIEPGKKLKMHDIIRGNIIIDTDHLDDKILLKSDGVATYHLAHTIDDHLMKITHVIRGEEWLPSTSLHILLYRALGWTPPHFAHLPLILNKNGKGKISKRNTNSLNYPIYPIQWKIPKTQIIIPGYRELGYLPEAFVNMLALLGWNPGVEREILSLQELINLFSLEKIKKSGVYFDIQKANWFNKKHLNKEKIFSFLFEEIKKRSISCKKDYLCKVIHLTIDRIHFIHEIWEHSFYFFIYPSSYEANFFNKICHENTISQLENAKILLYNMNQFTSVHLRLLFQKTKNKHKIMQLFRLALVGVLKGIDIFIILEMLGKEESIQRIEKLIYKIKEKI; via the coding sequence ATGTCACAACATTCTGTAAGAGTTCGTTTCGCTCCTAGTCCTACAGGTCCACTTCATTTAGGTGGAATGAGAACGGCTTTATATAATTATCTTTTTGCTAAGAAACATGGAGGAACATTCATCCTTAGAATAGAAGATACTGATCGAAAAAGATTTGTTGAAAATTCTGAATCATATATTTTGGAAACATTAAAGTGGTGCCATATAGAACCTGATGAAGGAGTAGGATATGGAGGGCCTTATTCTCCATATTCTCAATCTAAAAGATATCATATTTATCGTATGTATATCAATAAATTGTTAAAAAAAGGGTATGCTTATTATGCTTTTGATACAGATCAAGATCTTGATAAAAAAAGAAAAGAATATAATAATTATGGATTGACTTTTTCTTATAATTCTAGAATTAGAATGAATCTGAATAATTCTTTAACTATGACGGAAAAAGAATTACATGATAAATTACGATCTTGTTCTTATGTAATTAGATTTAAAATAGAACCTGGAAAAAAATTGAAGATGCATGATATCATACGTGGGAATATAATAATTGATACAGATCACTTAGACGATAAAATTTTGTTAAAATCGGATGGAGTTGCTACTTATCATTTGGCTCATACAATAGACGATCATCTAATGAAAATAACTCATGTGATCCGAGGAGAAGAATGGCTACCATCTACGTCTTTACATATATTGTTATATAGAGCTTTGGGTTGGACTCCTCCTCATTTTGCACATTTACCTTTGATTTTAAACAAGAATGGAAAAGGAAAAATTAGCAAAAGAAATACAAATAGTTTAAATTATCCTATATATCCTATACAATGGAAAATTCCAAAAACCCAAATTATTATACCAGGATATAGGGAATTAGGTTATTTACCAGAAGCATTCGTGAATATGTTAGCTTTATTAGGATGGAATCCAGGAGTAGAAAGGGAAATTTTATCTTTACAAGAATTAATCAATTTATTTTCTTTAGAAAAAATAAAAAAATCTGGTGTTTATTTCGATATCCAAAAAGCGAATTGGTTCAATAAAAAACATTTAAATAAGGAAAAAATATTTTCATTTCTTTTCGAAGAAATAAAAAAACGTTCTATTTCATGCAAAAAAGATTATTTATGTAAAGTCATCCATTTAACAATAGATAGGATTCATTTTATTCATGAAATATGGGAACATTCTTTTTATTTTTTTATTTATCCTAGTTCTTATGAAGCTAATTTTTTCAATAAAATATGTCATGAAAATACTATTTCTCAATTAGAGAATGCCAAAATATTATTATATAATATGAATCAATTTACGTCTGTTCATCTGAGATTATTGTTTCAAAAAACAAAAAATAAACATAAAATTATGCAATTATTTCGTTTAGCTTTAGTGGGAGTTCTAAAAGGAATTGACATTTTCATAATTTTAGAAATGCTAGGAAAAGAAGAAAGTATACAACGCATAGAAAAACTTATCTATAAAATCAAAGAAAAAATATAG
- the mnmE gene encoding tRNA uridine-5-carboxymethylaminomethyl(34) synthesis GTPase MnmE encodes MLDLDDDTIVALATPIGSSAISVIRISGKNSISIVENIFISIKPGKKLENQSTHTIHLGYIVSENHDFLDQVLVSIFKYPFSYTGENMIEISCHGSYYIQQQILQLLIRKGIRLARPGEFTFRAFINKKVDLSQAEAIADLIVSENKICHEISLQQIKGTLANTINNLRKKLLDFASLLELELDFSEEDVIFAKRSELFSFLQELKGALKDLIESFSLGNAIKKGISVIIIGEPNVGKSTFFNQVIQEDRSIISHIEGTTRDCVEGEIILNGILFHFLDTAGIRKTKDPIETIGVEKTMKKIEEAQVILYIFDSSNDKKQKIISDIQRIHKKYPLKNIFTIANKSDISYFHDFEYFKSNVPYFFKISAKNHHEVKKVLDALSSLFLNKLKEKKMVVTQYRHYEAFKLSLKELSLAHNVLNQGFSVDLVSIHIKEALRYLGEVTGEITSEDLLKNIFSKFCIGK; translated from the coding sequence ATGTTAGATTTAGATGATGATACCATTGTTGCATTAGCAACACCTATTGGATCTAGTGCTATTTCTGTTATTCGTATTTCTGGAAAAAATTCCATATCTATTGTTGAAAATATTTTTATTTCTATTAAACCTGGAAAAAAACTGGAAAACCAATCTACACATACTATTCATTTAGGATATATTGTATCGGAAAATCATGATTTTCTGGATCAAGTTTTAGTTTCTATTTTTAAATATCCTTTTTCTTATACAGGAGAAAATATGATAGAAATTTCTTGTCATGGATCTTATTATATACAACAACAGATTTTACAATTGCTCATTAGAAAAGGAATTCGTTTGGCTCGTCCTGGAGAATTTACATTTCGTGCTTTTATAAATAAAAAAGTGGATTTATCACAAGCTGAAGCAATCGCTGATTTAATTGTATCTGAAAATAAAATCTGTCATGAAATATCTTTACAACAGATAAAAGGAACATTGGCTAACACGATTAATAATTTAAGAAAGAAATTATTGGATTTTGCATCTTTACTAGAATTGGAATTGGATTTTTCTGAAGAGGATGTGATTTTTGCTAAAAGATCAGAACTTTTTTCTTTTTTACAAGAATTAAAAGGTGCCTTAAAAGATTTAATTGAATCTTTTTCATTAGGAAATGCTATAAAAAAGGGAATTTCTGTTATCATTATTGGAGAACCCAATGTGGGAAAATCTACTTTTTTTAATCAGGTGATTCAGGAAGACCGATCCATTATATCCCATATAGAAGGAACAACTAGAGATTGTGTAGAAGGAGAAATCATTTTAAATGGAATTCTTTTTCATTTCTTGGATACAGCAGGAATTAGGAAAACCAAAGATCCTATAGAAACTATAGGAGTGGAAAAAACTATGAAAAAAATAGAAGAGGCTCAAGTTATATTATATATTTTTGATTCTTCAAATGATAAAAAACAAAAAATTATTAGTGATATTCAAAGAATTCACAAAAAATATCCATTAAAAAATATTTTTACCATAGCAAATAAATCAGATATATCCTATTTTCATGATTTTGAATATTTTAAATCGAATGTTCCTTATTTTTTTAAAATTTCTGCAAAAAATCATCATGAAGTTAAAAAAGTTCTGGATGCTTTGAGTTCTTTATTTTTAAATAAATTAAAAGAAAAAAAAATGGTGGTGACTCAATACAGACATTATGAAGCTTTTAAACTCTCATTAAAAGAACTTTCATTAGCACATAATGTTTTAAATCAAGGATTTTCAGTTGATTTAGTATCAATCCATATTAAAGAGGCATTACGGTATTTAGGAGAAGTTACGGGAGAAATAACAAGCGAAGATCTACTCAAAAATATTTTTTCAAAATTTTGCATTGGAAAATAA
- the ligA gene encoding NAD-dependent DNA ligase LigA — translation MYKKIQKKISKLRKELLKYNDQYYNSDISEISDYHFDKKLKKLFFLEKKYPELHDPTSPTMKVGATVHEIERDSIPPVHHKYKMYSIQNTYSKKELMIWKKKISKSIHSLSFVCEPKYDGVSINLIYQNGSLTNAVTRGNGEKGEDVTENIKTIKYIPFKLRGNNYPTYLEIRGEIFIPIKNFIKINKERIKNGKIPYANPRNTASGTLKIHDHQEVRKRDLFCIAFHVLGNNLPFDTQDEAMKYIKYWGFQAPEKARFCRNMKEVFHFIDFWKIWQNKLPYQTDGIVIKVNEYQKQSILGFTNKYPRWAIAYKFRQKLSETKLLSITFQVGRTGIITPVANVDPVLIAGTTIKRVTLYNDSFIQKMGIHYGDTLLLEKGGNIIPKVTEINVKKRSNQTFPVFFFKKCPSCNNILTKKNKLFYCTNQNCYSQKIEKIIHFVNVMNIKKIGSKMINKLYKKGFLYSLYNLYELKKEELLQIDGVKEKLAYAILNNINKSKNNPYCRVLFSLGIRYVGEYISKKLTENFLDINSLIHANYNHLISISGIGKKIAKSIMTYFSITEHKHIVKMLVQYGLHLSKDFIMKKYSFIEGKSFVFTGKLSCMTRNEAKNMVEFLGGRVYNTVNNKINFIVVGKNFGSKLKKSMKKNHVKILTEHIFLDMLQKEKKEK, via the coding sequence ATGTATAAAAAAATACAAAAAAAAATCTCTAAACTTAGAAAAGAGTTGTTAAAATATAATGATCAATATTATAATTCTGATATTTCAGAAATATCAGACTATCATTTTGATAAAAAATTAAAAAAATTATTTTTTTTAGAAAAGAAATATCCTGAATTACATGATCCTACTTCGCCTACAATGAAAGTAGGAGCAACAGTTCATGAAATAGAAAGAGATTCAATACCTCCTGTTCATCATAAATACAAAATGTACTCTATTCAAAATACCTATTCTAAAAAAGAATTAATGATTTGGAAAAAAAAAATAAGTAAATCAATTCATTCTTTATCTTTTGTATGCGAACCTAAATATGATGGAGTATCTATTAATTTAATTTATCAAAACGGATCTTTAACCAATGCGGTAACTCGTGGAAATGGAGAAAAAGGAGAAGATGTAACAGAAAACATAAAAACAATAAAATATATTCCTTTCAAATTAAGAGGAAATAACTATCCTACGTATCTTGAGATACGTGGAGAAATTTTCATTCCCATAAAAAATTTTATAAAAATCAATAAAGAACGTATAAAAAATGGAAAAATTCCTTATGCCAATCCAAGAAATACGGCTAGTGGAACGCTTAAAATTCATGATCATCAAGAAGTACGTAAAAGAGATTTATTTTGTATAGCATTTCATGTTTTAGGCAATAATTTACCTTTCGATACACAAGATGAAGCGATGAAATACATAAAATATTGGGGCTTTCAAGCACCGGAAAAAGCACGTTTTTGCAGAAATATGAAAGAGGTATTCCATTTTATAGATTTTTGGAAGATATGGCAAAATAAACTTCCTTATCAAACAGATGGAATAGTTATTAAAGTAAATGAATATCAAAAACAATCCATTTTAGGATTTACCAATAAATACCCACGTTGGGCTATAGCCTATAAGTTCAGACAAAAATTATCTGAAACTAAATTATTAAGTATTACCTTTCAAGTAGGACGTACAGGAATCATTACTCCTGTAGCCAATGTAGATCCTGTTTTAATTGCTGGAACTACAATCAAAAGAGTTACACTTTATAATGATAGTTTTATACAAAAAATGGGAATTCATTATGGAGATACACTTTTATTAGAAAAAGGAGGAAATATCATTCCAAAAGTAACAGAAATAAACGTAAAAAAAAGATCTAATCAAACCTTTCCTGTATTTTTTTTTAAAAAATGCCCATCATGTAATAACATTTTAACGAAAAAAAATAAATTATTTTACTGTACTAATCAAAACTGTTATTCTCAAAAAATAGAAAAAATAATACATTTTGTAAATGTTATGAATATAAAAAAAATTGGAAGTAAAATGATAAATAAACTATACAAAAAAGGTTTTTTATATAGTTTGTATAATTTATATGAATTAAAAAAAGAAGAATTACTTCAAATAGATGGAGTCAAGGAAAAATTGGCATATGCCATATTGAATAATATAAATAAATCTAAAAACAATCCCTATTGTAGAGTCCTATTTTCCTTAGGAATCCGTTATGTAGGAGAATATATTTCAAAAAAATTGACAGAAAATTTCTTGGATATCAATTCTTTGATACATGCAAATTATAATCATTTAATTTCTATTTCTGGCATAGGAAAAAAAATCGCAAAGAGCATCATGACTTATTTTTCAATTACGGAGCATAAACACATAGTGAAAATGCTTGTTCAATATGGATTACATCTTTCAAAAGATTTTATTATGAAAAAATATTCTTTTATTGAAGGAAAATCTTTTGTATTTACAGGTAAATTATCTTGTATGACCCGTAATGAAGCTAAAAATATGGTAGAATTTTTAGGTGGAAGAGTATATAATACTGTCAATAATAAAATTAACTTCATAGTAGTAGGAAAAAATTTTGGTTCCAAATTAAAAAAAAGTATGAAAAAAAATCATGTCAAAATTTTGACAGAACATATTTTTTTGGATATGCTTCAAAAAGAAAAAAAAGAAAAATAA